One window of Saccharopolyspora phatthalungensis genomic DNA carries:
- a CDS encoding CPBP family intramembrane glutamic endopeptidase, with amino-acid sequence MNVPQKPDRAGNAPLPPNPPEPALGRTHRWGLGAFFFAQAIFVLVSVTLAAALGSPDGMAMVLMLVLPTVLAGAVAVVITLVRGNGPRLDFGLEWHWSDVTTGLAIGGIGLVTTTIASMLWIRWMGPGDGQSTVSSLLDGVQLPPALAVVIFLHIWLVAPLCEELLYRGLLWGAMERLRWSQLNVFVLSTAVFAIGHLEPNRTALLLVIAIPIGVARMVTGRLTASVVAHQVNNFLPALGLLLISLGLLPT; translated from the coding sequence GTGAACGTACCGCAAAAGCCAGATCGCGCCGGGAACGCGCCGCTGCCGCCCAACCCGCCGGAACCCGCACTGGGCCGGACCCATCGCTGGGGGCTCGGCGCGTTCTTCTTCGCGCAGGCGATCTTCGTGCTGGTTTCGGTGACGCTGGCCGCCGCGCTGGGCAGCCCGGACGGCATGGCGATGGTCCTGATGCTGGTGCTGCCGACCGTGCTGGCCGGCGCGGTGGCGGTGGTCATCACCCTGGTGCGCGGCAACGGCCCGCGGCTCGACTTCGGCCTCGAATGGCACTGGTCGGACGTCACCACCGGCCTGGCGATCGGGGGTATCGGCCTGGTCACGACGACCATCGCCTCGATGCTGTGGATCCGCTGGATGGGGCCGGGAGATGGGCAGTCCACTGTGAGCAGCCTGCTCGACGGCGTGCAGTTGCCGCCGGCGCTGGCGGTGGTGATCTTCCTGCACATCTGGTTGGTGGCGCCGCTGTGCGAGGAATTGCTCTACCGCGGGCTGCTCTGGGGCGCGATGGAACGGCTCCGGTGGAGCCAGCTGAACGTGTTCGTGCTCAGCACCGCGGTGTTCGCGATCGGTCACTTGGAGCCGAACCGAACCGCTCTGCTGCTGGTGATCGCCATCCCGATCGGCGTGGCCCGGATGGTGACCGGAAGGCTGACCGCGAGCGTGGTCGCGCACCAGGTGAACAACTTCCTGCCGGCGCTGGGGTTGTTGCTGATCTCCCTGGGGTTGCTACCGACCTGA